Below is a window of Raphanus sativus cultivar WK10039 unplaced genomic scaffold, ASM80110v3 Scaffold3941, whole genome shotgun sequence DNA.
ATCATATTACCCTAGTATAATATTTGATTGCAAGTGCAAAGGAGAAATGTTTACCTGTAAAGTGAATGCTGTGATGATAATTGCCAGGGCTAGACAGCTTGTTTCAAGGATGTTGAAGTTGAGATCCATTTTGATTCCCATGATCCACGCAACGATAACACTCAAAGGGACCTGAGGAAACGCACAACATTATTAAACTTGTCTTAGATTTTTGTTATATGGCATGCAACATTTCATTTAATCTTTCATAACCTTACCACAAACAAAGAAATCTGAGTTGCAGAGCCCAACGCCACCCCTAGAGATATATCCTGCAACAACGTGACCAATTCGTTAAATTGAGATATCAGGTATTGTGGTCTAACCCATTGGAGCTAACATTTAAGTAACATTACTATACTTTCAAAAATAACACTTTGTATTTTCTAACAAATATTTTTGCGACAAgcaaattttgtttaaaatgcTAAATACTCTAGTTTATACTTGAAGAAGTAAACTCCACAATTTATAACGTTGAAAAGCAAAGATTCTCACAAGCTTGTTTTTGAAAGCGAAGATGATGGCTCCAGCATGCTCAGCCGCATTTCCAACAATGGGAAGCAATATGATGCTTATGAAACTCACTGATAGTCCCCATGAATCAGATGCATCCTGACCATTATTTACAATCTCCatattagtatttatttttgttttcttataattaatgTTGATggaatttaaaacatataaacttaATTAATTACCTCGATCGTGGCCACAACATACTCTGATAGCAATGCGATGACGAGTGTCATTCCAGCGAGCCAAGCAAATCCGCTCCAAAATCCTATCACCGGAGTTTCTTCAACAGTCACTTCATCATTATAcgcatcatcctcatcatcctGAATTCCatttacatataataatagTTACATCATTTATTCACGTTCTACTTGATCAGAGAGTAATAACTTATAGTCACCTCTTGTGCTTCAAACAATTGGCGGTGAGTCCAGAGCTGGAAGATGAGATAAGCAATGTAAGCAATAAGCATAACGATGCTGCTTGTCCTGGACAGGCTAAGCGACATTTTGTTGATCAGAGAGGTGGATGCTTCTCCGGTCGCTGCATATTTTAGCAGCAATGGGAGCAAATGACATAGCAAACCCATAAGCAGCAAGAAGAAGTTCACATCCGCTTGTTTCTGTTACaatgagaagaaagaaacatcacATTAAAAAAATCCAACCAGCTTTGATAATTACTACGAAATATTGTTATATCTAGTTGAAGTGAAGACAACTTGGGatttttttgagtatttttactGTATTTCAATGCATTCTTatagataataatataattaattctGTTAGGTTACACTAAATTTGGATTCCGGTTTGGTTATATATACCCGGTCGAACCGCTGGTCGCGGCGGATATTAGCAATTCCACCACAGAAGAGGGAAGAGCCGAGAACCAGGAGAAGGTTTGAGAGAATTGAACCCAACAGAGAGTATTTCACCACGGCCACTTTGTTATGGGCCAACGCTAGTATCGCTATTATTAGCTCCGTCGCGTTTCCACAAGTGGCGTTCAACAAACCGCCCACTGCCAAGTATATACATTGAAACATTTAAGCACGTTACTGAGATTACGTTTTACATAATTGATTCCGAGAATAGTTTGACTTGTATGAACGTGTTACCTGTTGGGCCGGTGTAGAAAGCTAGTTGTCTGCACGGGTAAAGGGAGAACAATCATTATCACGGCACGGGTAAAGGGAGAATGATCATATGGTCTATTCTAATCTTTATGTGATATATGGTTGTATACTTTTCTTTCAAACTATATATGGTTGTCACTACAAATTCCATTTTATGATACTTAATTCTTATTTAATATAGTAAAAACTTTTAACGTATTTTCTTAAAGTAAAATATCACATAACAATCTTTTATTGAAATTACTTTTtatcaaagaaacataaattaaCATCGTTTCAAAATTGCAAGAAACAAAATGTAAAGAAGTGATTTTCACCAACAATAAATTATCAATCAATCATCTCATTTAGTCAACACAACCAAGTTTCCtttagaattttaattagttagaTTTAgatactaaataaaatatttaaattattccTTGATATTGACAAAAATTGCAAAAAACCTGAAAGTATAAATTGTTGCGGGAAGATAAGTACTtacttttttagcaaaaaaaaaaaaagataagtacTTACTCTGTCAAAAAGCTAACTCGCTCAGCAAGAGGTGTCAGTCCTATCAAGCTCAGTCCAAATATCAACGGCTGTCGCACATTTTACAAAAGATGcgtattttataaatagata
It encodes the following:
- the LOC108855472 gene encoding vacuolar cation/proton exchanger 3; this encodes MGSIAEPWGISTESENANATPKGLSRELRHGKTAHNMSSSSLRKKSDLRLIQKVPCKTLKNVLSNLQEVILGTKLTVLFLAIPLAVIADYYHYGRPLIFGLSLIGLTPLAERVSFLTEQLAFYTGPTVGGLLNATCGNATELIIAILALAHNKVAVVKYSLLGSILSNLLLVLGSSLFCGGIANIRRDQRFDRKQADVNFFLLLMGLLCHLLPLLLKYAATGEASTSLINKMSLSLSRTSSIVMLIAYIAYLIFQLWTHRQLFEAQEDDEDDAYNDEVTVEETPVIGFWSGFAWLAGMTLVIALLSEYVVATIEDASDSWGLSVSFISIILLPIVGNAAEHAGAIIFAFKNKLDISLGVALGSATQISLFVVPLSVIVAWIMGIKMDLNFNILETSCLALAIIITAFTLQDGTSHYMKGLVLVLCYVIIAACFFVDQIPQPKGTGLGMQPKNSVGGGFVSA